One Natrinema longum genomic window, GTGAGCAACTCCGAGTAGACGAGTTCGTAGGCGATCGAACAGAAGGCGACGACGAACGTCACCGACAGCGCCACCCGCCGATCGGTAACGAGGTGCCGGGACGACACTTCCCCCTCGGACCGACCGCTCCCCGAACCGTCGGTTGGCTCGGACCCACTCGTCTCGGTCCCGTCAGTCGTTCCGTCCTCGGCCATACACTGAACACCCCTCGATCGAACGTCACAGCACTCTCATCGAACTCGAGTCGCGAGCGCGGATCACACTCGGGGACGAACGTGCCAGGCTTCGTCGACGGCCAGCCCATCGCTCGCCCGCTCGAGTCTGAAGTCCGCCGCTTGCCACTCGAAGTCGGTATCGCCGTCGGGGGACTCGAGGCGCGTGCCGACGCGGTACCACCCTTCCCTCGCGCTCGACGCCGGGTCCGACGCCGATTCGTTCGCCGTGGGCGACACGGATTCGTTCGCCACACTCGACGTCGATTCGGAGCGGGGCTCCGACGCGATGGCGGCCAGATCGGCTTCCACCGTCGTTCCCGGCTCCGGCTCGGACCACTCCCGCTCCCAGTCGGCCGGATCCGGACCCGGGGACATCGCCTGGTACTTCGTGTTCGAGCCCATGTAGGCGACACCGAGGGCGGCGATGCTTGCGCGATACATCCGGATGTCGTCCTCGTGGTCATCGCGCCAGTGGTGTCCGGAGGTTCCACCGTAGATAGCCCAGCCGTGGCGGCCTTTGGGAGCCGACGAGTGACCGCCGCTGCCACGACCGGTCGCGCCGCTCGGGCGCGAACTCGACGACCGCGAGCCTGCGCGAGCAGTGCCGACCGGAACGAGCGAGCCGACGGCCGCGGCGTCGACGTTCTCGTCTCGGGATTCGACTTTCGGCTCCGAGACGAGGTCGATTTCCATCGTTCCGTCCGTGATCGAAACGTCGTCGAACACCACGGATTCGCGTGGCGGCGGGGTTTCGTCGTCACTCCCCAGACAGCCGGCGAGTCCGCCGACCGCGATCGCCAGTCCGCGTCCGGACGTGCGGAGGAGACGCCGTCGGTTCATACGCTCCCGTGAGTGTTCTCCCACAAAACGTTTTATGATTTTACGTGTCTCGCCTTCATCCACCCTCCGAACCGTTGAAGTGAACTGACTGAGTAGCTCGAGCGTAGGATGACCGGAAACGAGAACGCGGTGCGGCGGGAGCTCTCGGGTGACGTACGCGTCGGTGGGGGCGAGACCGCACCCGTCGAACTCCGCGGTGCCGAAGACGTCTACGTGAGCGCCGAGAGCGTCTCGGGGCGGCTCACGATTCACGATCCGGAGTACGTCTTCACGGACGTCCCGGCCGGCGACGAACCCGCCGATTCCGAGGACGCGCGGACGGTGTTGACCGGCGCTCTCGACGACGGCTACGTCGACGGCGTCGACGGCGACGTTCACGTCACCGGGGCCGAAGACGTCTTCGTCGAACACGGGGCGGCCGAGACGCTCTCGACGATCGGTGCCGAGCAAGTCTTTTACGACGACGCGGCCGCGCCCACTCGGTCGCCGGAGGACTACGAGGTCTCGGTCTCGGGGTGGCGACAGACTCGAGACGTCCGCGATCCCCGGGACGGCGTCTCCATCAGGGGCGCGAAGAACGAACTGACCGTGACCGACGCACGACACGATCTCACCCTCTACGTCGCGGGCTGGGGGAACGAGGTCCGCATCGAGGGCCGGGCCGTCGACGTGACGGTCTACTTCGTCGGCCGCGACAACCGCGTCAGCGTCGGCCCGTACGTCACGGCAACCACGGGTGCCGAGAGCGGCTACGACAACGACCTCGAGTCGGATCCGCTCCCGCCGGAGGCGCTCGTCGAGCAGACCGAGGCGGAGGCATACGAGGGGAACCTGTTCGGCCGTCACAAGGTGACCTACCAGGAACCGGCGTCGGGGAAAGAGTGGTGCCCCAACTGCGGCGAGAGCGCCGACGCCGTCATCACGCGCAAGCAGCGCGACGCCTTCTTCCTGCTCGGGAAACCGATCCACACCTACGACAGCGGCGACGGGGCCTTCGAGTGCGAACACTGTACCGCCGTCGCCGTCGGCCCCGTCGAGCTCACGCCGGCGGAACGCAAACGAATTCTCGGGTGACGTTTATCGCCGCTGAAGGGGAGTTTTACCGTGCGACGGCCACAGTTCGGGGTGGCTCCGTCTCGACCGTCGCCCGGTCGCGCCCCGGTTCCGGCGCGACTCGAGTCGGAATTCGTTCTCGTTCGCACACCGTCAGGACCCTTGGGGCAGCTCGACGGACTGGCGACGAGAGGAGCCACTGACACGATTTGACACACTGATCGCGCCGCTGTCGTGCGATCGGGTGTGCAGTGACTGCCGGAGGTACCTATAGATAAAACCTTTAACGCCGTCGCCCCGTAGACCGAGCAAATGGTACTCGACGATCTCGGGAGTTCTCTGCGGGGCACCCTCGACAAGCTCCGCGGGAAGTCGCGACTCAGCGAAGAAGACATCGAGGAGATCGTCAAGGAGATCCAGCGATCGTTGCTCTCCGCCGACGTCGACGTCTCGCTCGTGATGGAGCTGTCGGACAGCATCAAAGAGCGGGCCCTCGAGGAGGAACCTCCCGCTGGCACCCCCGCGCGGGACTTCGTCCTCCGTATCGTCTACGAGGAACTGGTCGATCTCATCGGCGACTCGACCGAGTTGCCCCTCGAGGAACAGACGATCCTGCTGGCGGGGCTGCAGGGATCCGGGAAGACGACGTCCGCCGCGAAGATGGCCTGGTGGTTCTCGACGAAAGGCCTGCGCCCGGCGGTCGTCCAGACGGACACCTTCCGACCCGGCGCGTACGATCAGGCCAAGGAGATGGCCGAGCGCGCGGAGGTCGACTTCTACGGGAATCCCGACAGCGAGGACCCCGTCGAAATCGCCCGGAAGGGACTCGAGGAGACGAGCGAGGCCGACGTTCACATCGTGGACACGGCCGGTCGCCACGCGCTGGAGGACGACCTGATCGACGAGATCGAGCAGATAGAGGGCGTCGTCGACCCCGACACGTCCCTGCTCGTCTTAGACGCCGCGATCGGCCAGGGGGCGAAAGACCAGGCCCAGCAGTTCGACGAGTCGATCGGGATCGACGGCGTCGTCATCACGAAACTCGACGGGACGGCGAAGGGTGGCGGTGCGCTGACCGCCGTCGACCAGACCGACTCCTCGATCGCCTTCCTCGGGACCGGCGAGGAGGTCCAGGACGTCGAACGGTTCGAGCCCGACGGCTTCATCTCGCGGCTGCTCGGCATGGGCGATCTCAGTCAGCTCGCCGAACGCGTCGAGCGCGCGATGGAGCAGACGGAGATCGAGGAAGACGACTGGGACCCCGAGGACATGCTCCAGGGGCAGTTCACCCTCAACGACATGCAAAAGCAGATGGAGGCGATGAACAACATGGGCCCCCTCGATCAGGTGATGGACATGATCCCCGGCCTCGGGGGCGGGATCAAGGATCAGCTCCCCGACGACGCGATGGACGTCACACAGGAGCGGATGCGTACGTTCTCGGTAATCATGGATTCGATGACCGAGGCCGAAAAGGAGTATCCGAAGGCCATCGGCGCGAGCCAGATCGAACGGATCGCCCGTGGCTCGGGAACCGAGGAAGAACAGGTCCGGCAGCTACTCCAGCAGTACAAGATGATGGAACGCACGATCAAGCAGTTCCAGGGAATGGGCTCCGAACAGGAGATGCAACGCATGATGCAACAGATGCAACAGGGCGGCGGTGGCGGTGGCGGCGGCATGGGCGGTATGGGGCCGTTCGGCTAACGCCGCACCCGTAGTCGCTTCCGATCGGTACGAACGGCGACCGACGCTCGTTTTCGCTCCGTCGTTCGCTATCGGGGACAGTCACGGCAACACTACGTTAATACACTTCTAGACGTACCCTCGAGTAGGAATGAACCGTCGACAGTATCTCGTTCGAGCCGGGTCGACCGCCGGCGGACTCGCGACTGCTGCCGGCTGTCTCGACGACGGCGAGTCCCCCGAGACCGACGAGGGCGACGCCGGCAGTCGAACCGGCGAACGCGCGCTTGACCGCGCCGCCGGCAGACTGAACGCGACCGCCCAGTCGCTGGACGAGGTGGAGGGGCTCGAAAACCCCGGCGAGGTCGAGTTCGATCCCGAGGAGCCCCAGACCGATCTCTCGGCGGCACGTGATCACCTCGAGACAGCCGAGTCCGAACTGAGCGAGGATCGGCAAGGTGACGTCGAGACGCTGCGGTCGTACGCGAACGCCCTCGAGGGACTGGTCGCGGTTACGGTCGCCGTCACCGACGAGGGGCTCACCGACGATATCGACACCGTGACGGCGGCACTCGAAACGGAAGACGACATCGAGGGAGCGAGCGAGACCGTCGGTGACCGCCACGCCGAACTCGCCGAGGCTCACGGGCGGTGGGACGATGCGGACACGACCATTCGGGGCCTCGATGGCGACCGACTCGACGAGTTGGCCAACGTCGATCTCGCCGACCTCGAGGAGGGGGCGGCGACGCTCGGCGACGTGGTGACGTCCTTCGAGGCTCTCGCCGGGGCGTACGACGCGACGCTCGGCGACGTGGTGACGTCCTTCGAGGCTCTCGCCGGGGCGTACGACGCGACGCTCGGCGAGGAGGGGTACGGCGCGCTCGATCGGGGGCGAGCGCACATGGAAGACCGGGCGTACGAGGAGGCACGGACGGCGTTCGAGACCGCCGAATCGACGTTTTCGAGCGCCCGCGAGGACCTCGAGAGCGGGAGGGAGACCGCACCCGAGGGAGTGACCGGCTACGTCGAGACGGCGGACTGCCAGACGCGTCACCTGCGGCAGGCTGCCGGGGAGTTCGGCGAGGGGGCCGCTGTGGCAGCCGACGATCCGCTCGCTGCCAAACGCCATCGGGACGACGGCGAAGCCGCCCTCGATGCGGTCGGGGATTGTACCGAGTAAACTGGCCCGACTACGGGGTCGTCGTCACTTCCTCCCGGGCGACCATCGGCGGCAGGGGGTCGACGAGGACGACCGCATCCCCCTCGAGGACCACGGTGCCGTCGCCGTCCGACACGGTCGTCTCGATTCGATATTTCTCCCCGCCGAGAGCCTCGACAACCTCACAGACGGCGGTAACCTGCTCGCCGATCGCGAGCGGTGCACGGAAGCTACTCTCCTGTGAGAGGTAGATCGTCAGTCCCGGGAGTCGCGCGAGCGCCGCGCTGATCAACCCGTTCGCGAGGACGCCGTGGACGATTCGTTCGCCAAAGCGGGTTTCGGCGGCGTAGGCCCCATCGAGGTGGACCCGGTTGGTGTCGCCGGTCGCCGCCGCGAAGGCCTCGACGTCGTCTTCGGAGACGAGTTTCGAGAACCGAGCGCTATCGCCGACCGAGACGGTCGACTCGTCCTCGCCACGGTACTCGAACTCCCAGTCGTCGCGCTCGTAGAGGGTATCGGACCGTACCTGCCTCCGGGGTGGTTGCTCGCGCGGCTCCGTGGGACGGTGGACGAGTTGTGGAACGTAGTAGGAAAGTTCGATCGTCGTGACGATGCCAAGCAGATCCGTCGCACCCTCGCGCTGGTCCGACGTAGTCGCGCTCTCGTCGGCCTCAGTCGTCCGGTCGTCACTCGAGACGACCGGCAGGTGTTCGATGTCCGCCGACCGGCACAGCTCCACGGCGTCGACGATCGACGCCGTCGGTTCGATCGTCGTCAGGGGCGTCGACATGACCGCCGACAGCTCGTGGTGGCCGAGGTCCCGTCGGTCACAGAGGTGTGTCGCGAAGTCGCCTTCAGTGACGATGCCGACCGGGTCGCCGTCTCGAACGACGAGGACGGAACTGACGCTCTCGTCGCGGAGCACCGTCGCCGCCTCGGTCACGGTCGTGTCCGGCGAAGCGGTGACGACGTCTTCGATCATGATTTCGGTGACGGGTATCGTGTCGTGCATTCGACAGCCCTACGTTGTCGATACCCATCAGTCGTTGGGGACCACTCAGACGGTCGATCGAGCTGGAAGCCGTCGATCGACTCCACGATCACGGAGCCCCGGGCCGCGAAACGAAGACACGGGGACGGACGAACCGAGGGAAGAGTCAGGCGTCGACCGGTCGCCCGTCCTCCGTCGGCGGTGCGATGTGATCGATATACTCCTCGAGGCTGGGCTCTTCGACGCGGACCCGAACGGCGATCTCGCCGAGTTCGTCCGGCTTGCCGACCGAGAAATTCACGTAGTCCTCGAAGGCCGCCTGCTTCTTCAGCGCGAAGGTGAAGATGTCGCCCTCGCGGTTGGCGAAGAACTCGCCGCGGGCGGTATCGAGGATCTCCTGTCGGTGCAACAGCTCCGAGAAGTGATCGAGCGCGTGGGCCTCGCCCCTGACTTCGCCGAACGATTCCTCGAGGTCGGCGGTCGGAAAGACGTTGGCCACGGCGTCGATCACGCGATCCGTGACCTCAGTGTCGTAGACCGGTGCCGTGATTTCGACGTCGACGCGGTAGATCTCGCTCATGATTTCGATTCCGCCTGGGCACGGTTCACGTCGTCGGTTTCCCCGATGATCGATCGGATCCGTTCGTGAAACGCCTCGAGCGAGTCCGTGTTCTCGACGACGACGTCCGATCGCGCCATGGCGTCGTCCATTCCGAACCCGCGTTCGCGCTCGTCGCGCTCTTTGAGCCCTTCGCCGCCCTCGGCCTCGCTCGCGTCCCGGCCGCGCTCGTCGATCCGCTCGGCACGGACCTCGAAGGGAGCCTCGATACTGACGAGCGTGAACGCGTCGTCGAACGCCGCCTCGAAGACGTCGACCTCGGTTCCCGACCGGATGCCGTCGACCAGCACCGTGTCGTGTTGCTCGAGGCGGTCCTCGATCATCGGCAACGATCGTTCGGCGATCGCCGTCGGACCGTTCTCCTCGCGTAGCGCCTGCGCGACCGTGCCGTGATCCGTCGCGGGGTCGAGCCCGCGGTCGGCCGTCTCCTGGCGGACGACGTCGCCCATCGTCACCACCGGGATCCCGTCCTCGCGTGCGACGGTCGCGGCCTCGCCCTTGCCGCTTCCGGGGAGCCCAACCGTTCCGATGACGTGCATTGACTCAACGTACCGGCGAGGCGTGTATAAACGCTGTGTTCGCCACACGGACTACACTGGCCCGCCGTTCGACGTGGGACCGCGGGACCGAAGAGCGATCGACTACGATCGGAAATCCCAACCGCTTATACCGTTCCGTCGTGGATTCGGACTCGAGGGCGCGTAGCTCAGTCCGGAAAGAGCGTCGGACTTCTAATCCGACGGTCGTGGGTTCAAATCCCATCGCGCCCGTGCAGCGAACGAAGTGAGCGAACCGGCACGTGGGATTTGAACGAGAGAACGGCGAGCGATAGCGAGCCGTTCGCGTGGTTCAAATCCCATCGCGCCCGTGTAACGAGTCACGCAGTGACGAGTGAACCGGCACGTAGAATTTGAATCAGGAAGCAGCTTGCTGCGACCGTGGTTCAAATCCCATCGCGCTCGTGATCCGTGAACAACCGGTGAGCGACAGCGTAGCACCACCGCTCCTCGAGACCGATAGGGTCCGGACCCGCTCGATAGATCAACTCCACAGAGACAGTAAAATATACTGTCGGCAGATCCAATCGAGACCACCACAGGGGAGACGGGAACACTGATCGTCGTCCCGCTGCCGACGCACGTGACTTTTCGAAGGAGCGCGATCTGAGAACTGCCGCCGAGGTGTGCCGGGAGGTGGCACCCGGAAATCGATTGCGCACCGCGACGACCCACATCCATTCGGGTGCTGCTATCTCGAGAGAATCGGCACGCGGCGTTGCCAACACAACACCCTGCCGATCGCCCGCCAACCCGTGGTCCGCCAGCGATGCTACCTGGCTTAACGGTGCCGACGGAACCACGAGTCGCGTCACGAAAGCCGTCGAGAACGACCGCCGGCAGCCGATCGCTGTGGTATCCGGACGGCTAACACTGATGTCACGTGGTGGCTCCGGGGTTGCTAGTGGGTTGATATTCCTGTGGTGACAGTATGTAATTACATGAGCGACGAACCGACTGCGGACGATGCGACAGTGATCGTTGTTGGCGGCGGCCCCGCCGGACTGAGTGCGGCCCTCTTCACCGCGAAGAACGGCCTCGAGACGACCGTCTTCGATACGGACGAAACG contains:
- a CDS encoding signal recognition particle protein Srp54 encodes the protein MVLDDLGSSLRGTLDKLRGKSRLSEEDIEEIVKEIQRSLLSADVDVSLVMELSDSIKERALEEEPPAGTPARDFVLRIVYEELVDLIGDSTELPLEEQTILLAGLQGSGKTTSAAKMAWWFSTKGLRPAVVQTDTFRPGAYDQAKEMAERAEVDFYGNPDSEDPVEIARKGLEETSEADVHIVDTAGRHALEDDLIDEIEQIEGVVDPDTSLLVLDAAIGQGAKDQAQQFDESIGIDGVVITKLDGTAKGGGALTAVDQTDSSIAFLGTGEEVQDVERFEPDGFISRLLGMGDLSQLAERVERAMEQTEIEEDDWDPEDMLQGQFTLNDMQKQMEAMNNMGPLDQVMDMIPGLGGGIKDQLPDDAMDVTQERMRTFSVIMDSMTEAEKEYPKAIGASQIERIARGSGTEEEQVRQLLQQYKMMERTIKQFQGMGSEQEMQRMMQQMQQGGGGGGGGMGGMGPFG
- a CDS encoding CBS domain-containing protein — its product is MHDTIPVTEIMIEDVVTASPDTTVTEAATVLRDESVSSVLVVRDGDPVGIVTEGDFATHLCDRRDLGHHELSAVMSTPLTTIEPTASIVDAVELCRSADIEHLPVVSSDDRTTEADESATTSDQREGATDLLGIVTTIELSYYVPQLVHRPTEPREQPPRRQVRSDTLYERDDWEFEYRGEDESTVSVGDSARFSKLVSEDDVEAFAAATGDTNRVHLDGAYAAETRFGERIVHGVLANGLISAALARLPGLTIYLSQESSFRAPLAIGEQVTAVCEVVEALGGEKYRIETTVSDGDGTVVLEGDAVVLVDPLPPMVAREEVTTTP
- a CDS encoding RNA-binding domain-containing protein, which translates into the protein MSEIYRVDVEITAPVYDTEVTDRVIDAVANVFPTADLEESFGEVRGEAHALDHFSELLHRQEILDTARGEFFANREGDIFTFALKKQAAFEDYVNFSVGKPDELGEIAVRVRVEEPSLEEYIDHIAPPTEDGRPVDA
- a CDS encoding AAA family ATPase; translated protein: MHVIGTVGLPGSGKGEAATVAREDGIPVVTMGDVVRQETADRGLDPATDHGTVAQALREENGPTAIAERSLPMIEDRLEQHDTVLVDGIRSGTEVDVFEAAFDDAFTLVSIEAPFEVRAERIDERGRDASEAEGGEGLKERDERERGFGMDDAMARSDVVVENTDSLEAFHERIRSIIGETDDVNRAQAESKS